One endosymbiont 'TC1' of Trimyema compressum genomic window, ATGATACCAAAAGAATCAAGGAGCTTTCTAAAGATAAAAGAAGTATATTGGGAACCTCTGTCAGAATGAAAAATAAGAGAAGTAGAAGGTTTTTGAGAATAAAAGGCTTTGATAAAAGTATCCTTAACAAGAGAAGTATCAATTTTAAGAGAGAGCTTCCAAGCAATAATTTTACGAGAAAATAAATCCATAATAACACAGAGATAAGCAAAAGAGGCATTTAAATTAATATAGGTAATGTCACTAGCCCAGACTTGATTGGGCTGAGGAACATTAAAATTTTGATTTAGGTAGTTAGGGCAATCAAAATTGGGAATAGACCTCGGATGAATAAACCGAAGTTTGATAGTAGGCATTTTAGGAAGATTCATGTCAGTCATCAGGCGGCTCGCTCTACCAATACTGATGTTGATGCCATAGTCATAGGAAAGAAGAGCCTTAATCTTAGATGGGCCAATACGTCTCTTAGTAAGATGACAAATCTCCGAGAATAAGCTGACGGAGTTTTTAATTCTCAATAGTTCTAGGAGAAAGTTTTTCCGAAAAGTATTTGTAATAGGAGCTGCGGTTCACTTTAAGGACATGACAAAGAAAAGAGATAGCGTGCTGAAAACGAAGGGTATGAACAGCCATTAATCTTTGTCTGAGTGAGGCGTGAATATGGCAATTGCTTTTTTTAAAATGATATTTTCCTCCTAGAGTCGAGCATTACGCTTTTGAAGATCCTTAATCTGCTTAGCGGTTAGAATAGTATCATCATCAATTCTAACCTGAGAATAAAGTTTAATCCACTTGTGTAAAGCAGACATGGAGACACCATATTCTTTAGAAAGTTGGGATTGAGTTTTACCGTTTTGGTGTAAATTAACAATACTTTTTTTAAATTCTTCATCGTATTTCTTGTAATTATTCATAATTTTATCCTTTCTTATGTGTCTACTTATTTAAAACATGTTTCACTTTTTCCTGTCTACTTTTTTAGTATATGTCCATTATAAAATGGATTTAAACATCCATTCACCGGCTCAAGTTGAAATTTTTAATATGACAACAGGAAACATTTTTAAAGCAGGTGGCATAAGAGAAGATATTATTTTAAAAAGTTTCTTTAAAAATAAAAGGCAGGTGCATCTTTAATGAAAAAGAAAGTTGTTGGTATTTGTGGCAGTACTAGAAAGAATGAAACTGATTTTGCTGTACAACATGCTCTGAAAATTTTAGGTGAAGAATATGATTGTGAAACATTTTATTACACAGTAAGAGGTAAAAAAATCAATCCCTGCATTCACTGTAACCAATGTATTAAAAAAGAGTTAACATACTGTCCATTATATGAAGATGACGACATGATGCCTCTTTATGAGAAGGTTTTTAATGCGGATGTTATTATTTTAGGAAGTCCTGTATTTGGAATGGGTATGACACCACAATTAAGTGCTGTCCTTAGTCGTTTTAGACCAAACTATATTTTAATAAGGGATAACCCTAATGCCTTTTATGATAAATTAGGGGCTGCTATTGCTGTCGGTGGCACTCGGAATGGTGGTCAAGAAATTGCCATTACATCTATGCATGGTTTCTTTCATACTAATGGTATTATTCCAATTGGTGCTTCTTTAGGCATTTATGCTGGTGCTTCTATCTGGAGCCAGGACAAAACTCCTTTTGATGAAACCGTTGACCCACAATGTATTAAAAATTTAGAAGTATTGACTAGAAAAGTCGGTGAAACGCTGAAATTAATCAGTAAGTAGATTATATAAGGGAAAGCTGATACACAAAATACTCAGCCTTCCCTTATATTATGGCCATGAGGTGGAAAATGACAGAAAATATGATTGGGAAAATAACAGCAAATTATTTAAACAAAGGCTATAATTGTGCGGAATCTATTCTAAAGAGTTTTAGAAATACGTATGCTTCACTGAGACATATTGAACCACAATTGTTTAGCGGCTTTGGGTGGCGGTTTTGCCAAAAGAGGAGAAGTTTGTGGCGGTATTGTTGCGACTACAGCTGTAATCAGTTATTTTATAGTAAGTGAAAGAGACCCAAGACAAAGAGGGAATCTTTACAGTATTTTAAATGAGTTTTATGATAAAATTGAAGATAAGTATGGCAGTATTCGTTGTCATGAAATTAAGTCTAAGTGCAAAAACGATTGTCCAAAAGATGAGGTGCGCAAACCTCTTTTAATGGATATTGCATTAATGACTGATGCAATTATCTCCAGCGATTAGCAATGAATGTAATCCTTAATTATGTTATAATGAAAAATAAGGATTGAGGTTACTAATGGAACTAGATTATTTTGAAATTGAAAAAAAAATTATTAGATTTATACAAAATACAGTAAAAACAGCCAATAGCAGAGGAGTTGTTATTGGTATTTCTGGTGGAATTGATTCTTCAGTAGTGGCAACCCTTTGTACTAAAGCCCTAGGAAAAGAAAATATACTTGGTATTGTTTTGCCTTGTGAAAGTAAACCAGAAGATGTTGAACACGGGATTTTATTGGCGGAGACTATAGGCATACCATATAAAGTAATTAACTTAGATGAAACATATAGTGCTTTAGTTAATGCTGTCAATCCTGCTATAGAAAAAAATGATAATCCAATGGCCTATGGGAATATTAAATCACGTCTAAGAATGACCACTCTCTACTTTGAAAGTGCCTTGAAATGTTATTTAGTTGTTGGAACAACGAATAAAAGTGAATGGATAACAGGTTATTTTACAAAATATGGAGATGGTGGAGCAGATTTTGAGCCAATTGGAGATTTGCTAAAGAGAGAAGTAGTTGCTTTAGGACATCATCTAGGACTACCTGAACTATTAGTTAATCGCGTTCCTGATGCTGGCTTAATTAGTGCTCAAACAGATGAAGATGAATTCGGATTTACTTATGATGCATTGGATACATATATAGCAACAGGTAAAGGAAGTCCAGACATAATTGAGAAAATAAATAGATTATATAAAATAAATAACCATAAGAGAGAAATGCCTTCTATGCTGAATTTGGAAAGATATTTTTTTCTAAAATAAAAGGAGTGATTGTTGTGGCTGGCCATTCAAAGTGGGCAAACATTAAACACAAAAAAGGAAAGCAAGATGCCAAAAGAGCAAAAATATTTACTAAAATTGGTAAAGAAATTATGGTATCTGTAAAATTAGGCGGAATCGACCCAGAGGGAAACTCAAAATTGGCTTTGCAAAATGCCAGAGCAAACAATATGCCAAATGATAATATTAAACGCCTAATTCAAAGAGCTTCTGGGGAAGATAATAGTACCCAATATGAAGAACTGGTCTATGAAGGATATGGCATTGGGGGCGCAGCTGTTATTGTTGATGTCATGACAGATAATAGAAATAGAACCGCTGGCGAAATTAGACATATTTTTGATAAATGTGGTGGCAATTTAGGAGAAACTGGTTCTGTAGCTTGGCTTTTTGAAAGAAAAGGTCAACTAACTATTACACTTGAAAACCAAGATGAAGATTTTTTAACATTGGAAGCTATTGAGGCAGGTGCAGAAGATGTTGTAGTTGAAGGTGATGAGTTAATTATTTTCACAGCTATGGAAGATTTTGATAAAGTTCGCAAAATATTTGAAGATAAAAATATTGCTATTGGACAAGCAATGCTTACAAAAATTTCTGAGAATACTATTGAAATAACTGATATTGAACAGGCTAAGCAATTAATCAAAATGATGGATTTACTAGAAGATAATGATGATGTCCAAGATACCTATAGTAATTTTGACTTTAGTGAAGAAATTATGTGGCAATTATAATGCGTATTCTAGGCATTGACCCTGGTACTGCAATTTGCGGGTTTAGTATTTTAGACTATGAAGGTAATCATTTTAAACTCGTGGACTTTGGTGTGATTACCACGCCAGCTAAAATGGATTTGGAAAAAAGATTACTTCATATTTATGATAAGACCCATGAGCTAATTACAAAGTATGAACCAGAACATATGGCTGTTGAGGATTTATTTTTTAATAATAATGCTAAGACGGCTCTCTCAGTAGGTCAGGCAAGAGGTGTAAGCCTTTTGTTAAGTGCTCAAAAGAATATGATCCTTGCTTCTTATACGCCATTGCAGGTTAAGCAAAGTGTTGTAGGGTATGGTAGGGCTGAAAAGAGACAAGTGCAAGAAATGGTTAAAATTATTCTGAAAATGGATAAGATTCCTAAGCCAGATGATGCAGCAGATGCTATTGCGGTTGCAATTTGTCATGGCCATTCTTATAAAATTAACAGCATATATAAATAGAAATGAGGAAATAAAGTGATTGGTTTTTTAAAGGGCAATGTATTTAAAAAGAAAGAGCAGAGTATTTTACTTGATGTAAGAGATGTAGGTTATGAAGTATTTCTGACTGTTTCTGATTTGACTCAATTAAAGGAAAATGAAAATGTTCTTCTATTTATACACTATAAGCAAAAGGAAGATGGCACATCTTTATTTGGTTTTATGTCAGAGGAAACCAAGGACGTTTTTGAAGTCTTAATTGATATGAATGGTATTGGACCTAAAATGGGGATGGTTATTTTATCTGCAATGGACAAGGATATGCTAATAGCTTCTATTCAAAGAGAAGATGTTTTTGCATTGACTGAGATTCCGGGAGTAGGTAAAAAGACAGCTCAGAGAATGATAGTTGAGTTACAGGATAAATTAAATCACTATGTAATAGATGATACAATGGAACTGGAAATGAAAATAGAAAAAGATAATAGAACAGCCTTAACAGATGCTGAAGAAGCATTGATATTCTTAGGTTATAGTAAAAAAGAAATTGATCAAGTGTTAAAGAAGTTATTAAAGAGAGATAAAACTTATGAAACAGATGATTTAATTAAATTAGCCTTAAAGGAGTTAGGTAAATAGATGGAAACAAGATTAATGGATGGAGATTTTCTACAAGAAGATAGAGAAATTGAAGTAAGTCTTCGACCTAAAACCCTTGAAGAATATATAGGTCAAGAAAAAGTAAAGGAAAATCTTAAGGTTTTTATTAAAGCGGCACAAAATAGAAATGAAAATTTAGATCATCTTTTACTTTATGGACCACCAGGATTAGGTAAAACCACTTTAGCTAATATAGTGGCAGGAGAAATGGGTGTTCAAATTAAGGTAACATCTGGACCAGCAATTGAAAAAGCTGGGGATTTGGCAGCTATTTTAACTAATTTACAAGAAAATGATATAATCT contains:
- a CDS encoding methenyltetrahydromethanopterin cyclohydrolase, with translation MFHFFLSTFLVYVHYKMDLNIHSPAQVEIFNMTTGNIFKAGGIREDIILKSFFKNKRQVHL
- a CDS encoding flavodoxin family protein, whose protein sequence is MKKKVVGICGSTRKNETDFAVQHALKILGEEYDCETFYYTVRGKKINPCIHCNQCIKKELTYCPLYEDDDMMPLYEKVFNADVIILGSPVFGMGMTPQLSAVLSRFRPNYILIRDNPNAFYDKLGAAIAVGGTRNGGQEIAITSMHGFFHTNGIIPIGASLGIYAGASIWSQDKTPFDETVDPQCIKNLEVLTRKVGETLKLISK
- a CDS encoding C-GCAxxG-C-C family protein; translation: MNHNCLAALGGGFAKRGEVCGGIVATTAVISYFIVSERDPRQRGNLYSILNEFYDKIEDKYGSIRCHEIKSKCKNDCPKDEVRKPLLMDIALMTDAIISSD
- a CDS encoding NAD+ synthase; translation: MELDYFEIEKKIIRFIQNTVKTANSRGVVIGISGGIDSSVVATLCTKALGKENILGIVLPCESKPEDVEHGILLAETIGIPYKVINLDETYSALVNAVNPAIEKNDNPMAYGNIKSRLRMTTLYFESALKCYLVVGTTNKSEWITGYFTKYGDGGADFEPIGDLLKREVVALGHHLGLPELLVNRVPDAGLISAQTDEDEFGFTYDALDTYIATGKGSPDIIEKINRLYKINNHKREMPSMLNLERYFFLK
- a CDS encoding YebC/PmpR family DNA-binding transcriptional regulator, with protein sequence MAGHSKWANIKHKKGKQDAKRAKIFTKIGKEIMVSVKLGGIDPEGNSKLALQNARANNMPNDNIKRLIQRASGEDNSTQYEELVYEGYGIGGAAVIVDVMTDNRNRTAGEIRHIFDKCGGNLGETGSVAWLFERKGQLTITLENQDEDFLTLEAIEAGAEDVVVEGDELIIFTAMEDFDKVRKIFEDKNIAIGQAMLTKISENTIEITDIEQAKQLIKMMDLLEDNDDVQDTYSNFDFSEEIMWQL
- the ruvC gene encoding crossover junction endodeoxyribonuclease RuvC, producing the protein MRILGIDPGTAICGFSILDYEGNHFKLVDFGVITTPAKMDLEKRLLHIYDKTHELITKYEPEHMAVEDLFFNNNAKTALSVGQARGVSLLLSAQKNMILASYTPLQVKQSVVGYGRAEKRQVQEMVKIILKMDKIPKPDDAADAIAVAICHGHSYKINSIYK
- the ruvA gene encoding Holliday junction branch migration protein RuvA — protein: MIGFLKGNVFKKKEQSILLDVRDVGYEVFLTVSDLTQLKENENVLLFIHYKQKEDGTSLFGFMSEETKDVFEVLIDMNGIGPKMGMVILSAMDKDMLIASIQREDVFALTEIPGVGKKTAQRMIVELQDKLNHYVIDDTMELEMKIEKDNRTALTDAEEALIFLGYSKKEIDQVLKKLLKRDKTYETDDLIKLALKELGK